In one window of Helianthus annuus cultivar XRQ/B chromosome 17, HanXRQr2.0-SUNRISE, whole genome shotgun sequence DNA:
- the LOC110922860 gene encoding formin-like protein 20 has translation MKKTTTFYAKRFALLLVFLIIDQVFQATSVSMEPHLGTVFSGRNRMLRTRSWPPPAPKVNRARNQGFFFPPPPPPPPPPPPPPPPPPPPPPCITGV, from the exons ATGAAGAAGACGACGACGTTTTATGCAAAACGATTTGCTCTATTGCTTGTTTTTCTAATTATTGATCAAGTTTTTCAAGCAACTTCTGTTTCAATGGAACCACATCTAG GAACTGTATTTTCCGGCAGAAATAGAATGCTTAGAACGCGGTCATGGCCACCACCTGCACCTAAGGTAAATCGAGCTCGGAATCAGGGGTTCTTTTttccacctccgccaccaccaccaccgcctccGCCGCCACCGCCtccgccgccaccaccgccgccaccttGTATTACAGGTGTTTAG